A part of Rhodoligotrophos appendicifer genomic DNA contains:
- a CDS encoding DUF2141 domain-containing protein yields MTRSSEQHFSSCRTILRGCLAAVLLGATLSGPVTAQTAAPPAATTTPAPVQAPNTTIIDLTVDGLQSDDGMLLWTLFQGEENFESFDPEKSIAKGKCQIVNKVCTVQIPAVPFGEYALIVAHDVDGNGEIDRNPLSDELKGISNYTSKLWWKPNWDDAKFTASQPQMPMTITVY; encoded by the coding sequence ATGACGAGATCTTCAGAACAGCATTTTTCTTCCTGCCGCACCATTTTGCGCGGCTGTCTGGCTGCCGTGCTGTTGGGAGCGACCCTGTCGGGTCCGGTGACGGCGCAGACGGCTGCCCCGCCCGCCGCCACAACGACACCTGCCCCCGTCCAGGCACCGAATACCACCATCATCGACCTGACCGTCGACGGGCTGCAGTCGGACGATGGAATGCTGCTGTGGACATTGTTCCAGGGGGAGGAGAATTTCGAATCCTTCGATCCCGAGAAGTCGATCGCCAAGGGCAAATGTCAGATCGTGAACAAGGTTTGCACGGTTCAGATCCCCGCCGTGCCCTTTGGAGAATACGCGCTGATCGTCGCCCATGACGTCGATGGGAACGGCGAAATCGACCGCAATCCGCTGTCGGACGAGCTCAAGGGCATTTCCAACTACACCAGCAAGCTGTGGTGGAAGCCGAATTGGGATGATGCGAAATTTACCGCCAGCCAGCCCCAGATGCCGATGACGATCACCGTCTATTGA